In Clostridium sp. SY8519, one genomic interval encodes:
- a CDS encoding TrkA family potassium uptake protein: MKSVLVIGIGIFGEYAVKKLSALGHQVMAIDQKEERLKAIQAYALDVLIGDGTSEELIQSLGVRNFDFCLVSVGQNFEASLMTTFLLKDNGAQVVVSKAYNEIHRKFLLRNGADYVVFPEKQMAEWTASRFSADHILDYIALTDEYALVEVQVPVEWSGKSIGALNVRRKHHVNILAVKRNGVLDPEIMATTVLEEGEVLMVLGSTKAIQKCFRT; this comes from the coding sequence ATGAAATCAGTATTAGTGATAGGAATCGGGATCTTTGGTGAATATGCAGTCAAAAAGCTGAGCGCGCTGGGGCATCAGGTAATGGCAATCGACCAGAAAGAGGAGCGGCTGAAGGCGATTCAGGCATACGCGCTGGATGTGCTGATCGGAGACGGAACCAGTGAAGAGCTGATTCAAAGTCTTGGGGTAAGAAATTTTGACTTCTGTCTGGTGTCCGTCGGGCAGAATTTCGAAGCGTCTTTGATGACTACTTTTTTACTGAAAGACAACGGAGCGCAGGTCGTCGTTTCCAAAGCATATAATGAGATCCACAGAAAGTTTTTGCTGCGAAACGGTGCGGACTATGTGGTTTTTCCGGAAAAGCAGATGGCAGAGTGGACAGCATCCCGCTTCTCAGCGGATCATATCCTGGACTATATTGCGCTGACGGATGAGTATGCCCTGGTGGAAGTGCAGGTGCCCGTCGAGTGGAGCGGCAAGTCCATCGGCGCTCTGAATGTGCGCAGAAAACATCATGTCAATATTCTTGCGGTAAAACGGAACGGTGTCCTGGATCCGGAGATTATGGCCACTACTGTGCTGGAAGAAGGCGAAGTATTAATGGTGCTTGGAAGCACCAAAGCGATTCAGAAATGTTTCCGTACATAA
- a CDS encoding potassium transporter TrkG translates to MKHRRSIGNYLRPVQIITMGFAGLILVGAVLLCLPFATVSGKSAGFFSALFTSTSASCVTGLIVHDTASYWSFWGQLIILLLIQIGGLGVVTMAVAIHMISGKKIGLGQRSQMQQSISAPQIQGIVKLARFIILSALAIEGIGAAALAPRLIPDYGIIKGIWFAIFHSVSAFCNAGFDLFGTVESPYVSLVGYRYDPVVNTVIMALIFIGGIGFLTWHDIRTHGFHIRRWRLQSKVSLLAAAVLLAGGFLYFFFAEFHTLPLGKRIWMALFQSVTPRTAGFNTADQDALSDAGTLVTTILMMIGGSTASTAGGIKTTTVVVMVCAAFAVFGMKKDVTVMNRRITENSIRSAGAIVFLYLTLQLLTAIIISLLEGLPILTCMYETASAIGTVGLTLGITPGLSPVSRLLLILLMYVGRVGGLTLIFAMRSPNSSGSGRFLTEDIAVG, encoded by the coding sequence ATGAAACACAGACGATCGATTGGAAATTATTTAAGGCCGGTACAGATTATTACCATGGGATTCGCCGGATTAATACTGGTGGGAGCCGTACTTTTGTGTCTTCCGTTTGCGACAGTATCCGGCAAAAGCGCGGGCTTTTTCAGCGCATTGTTTACATCCACGTCCGCGTCCTGTGTCACGGGCCTGATTGTGCATGATACGGCGAGCTACTGGTCTTTTTGGGGACAGCTCATTATTCTTTTGCTGATCCAGATCGGCGGGCTGGGGGTTGTAACCATGGCCGTTGCCATTCATATGATCTCAGGGAAAAAGATCGGCCTGGGGCAGCGCAGTCAGATGCAGCAGTCGATTTCCGCACCGCAGATCCAGGGAATTGTGAAGCTTGCACGGTTTATTATTCTGAGTGCCCTAGCCATCGAAGGCATCGGCGCAGCCGCTCTGGCACCGCGTCTGATTCCGGATTATGGGATCATAAAAGGGATCTGGTTTGCGATCTTTCATTCAGTCTCGGCATTCTGCAATGCCGGGTTTGATCTGTTCGGAACGGTAGAATCTCCCTATGTTTCACTGGTAGGATACCGTTATGATCCGGTGGTAAATACCGTAATTATGGCATTGATTTTCATCGGAGGAATCGGCTTTTTGACCTGGCATGATATCCGGACCCATGGATTTCATATCCGTCGATGGCGGCTGCAGAGCAAAGTGTCTTTGCTTGCCGCGGCGGTACTGCTTGCCGGGGGATTTCTTTATTTCTTCTTCGCGGAATTTCATACGCTGCCCCTGGGCAAACGGATTTGGATGGCGCTGTTTCAGTCAGTGACACCACGTACCGCCGGATTTAACACTGCGGACCAGGATGCCCTCAGTGACGCGGGCACACTGGTTACCACGATTCTCATGATGATTGGCGGTTCTACCGCTTCTACGGCCGGCGGAATAAAAACGACAACGGTAGTCGTGATGGTCTGCGCGGCTTTTGCGGTATTCGGCATGAAAAAAGATGTGACTGTCATGAATCGAAGAATTACGGAAAACAGTATCCGCAGTGCCGGGGCAATTGTGTTCCTGTATCTGACCCTGCAGCTGCTGACAGCTATTATAATCAGTCTGCTTGAGGGGTTGCCGATCCTCACCTGTATGTATGAGACTGCTTCCGCGATAGGTACCGTAGGGCTGACATTGGGAATCACGCCGGGCCTGTCCCCGGTGTCCAGGCTGCTGCTGATCCTGCTGATGTATGTGGGACGCGTGGGAGGACTCACCCTGATTTTTGCCATGCGGTCTCCGAACAGCTCCGGTTCCGGCAGGTTCCTGACGGAAGATATCGCGGTTGGTTAG
- a CDS encoding DUF2007 domain-containing protein: protein MSEDTFVKIMDVPGYSEADQIVQILQSHGIPAFYQGGLQDVYMGSSMMGQDILVREKDAARARELLVEFQPVSFQTAYSRKGRTGRQKLLFGIILILLIAAVGFSVLLFLMH from the coding sequence ATGAGTGAAGATACGTTTGTAAAAATCATGGATGTACCGGGGTATTCAGAAGCGGATCAGATTGTGCAGATTCTGCAGAGTCATGGGATCCCTGCCTTTTATCAGGGGGGACTGCAGGATGTGTATATGGGAAGTTCCATGATGGGGCAGGACATTCTGGTGCGGGAAAAAGACGCGGCACGGGCCAGGGAGCTTCTCGTCGAATTTCAGCCGGTATCGTTTCAGACCGCATATTCCAGGAAAGGGCGAACCGGAAGACAAAAGCTGCTGTTTGGAATCATACTGATTCTTCTGATTGCTGCAGTCGGTTTTTCCGTCCTGCTTTTTCTGATGCATTGA
- a CDS encoding uracil-DNA glycosylase family protein: MTIEEVTEKLKQDTRNLTYTKRGIPPIYQIHPEAKILVIGQAPGKKVEESLIPFHDKSGEKLMEWMGITSEVFYSDSIAIMPMDFYYPGKGKTGDLPPRKFIAEEYHGLIRGMMPRIQMTILIGAYAQKYYLKKRMQRNLTETVRCFKDYLPEYFPIVHPSPLNFRWQAKNPWFEAEVVPELQERVSAILD; the protein is encoded by the coding sequence ATGACAATAGAAGAAGTGACAGAAAAGCTGAAACAGGATACCAGAAATCTTACGTATACAAAGCGCGGAATCCCACCGATTTATCAGATTCATCCGGAGGCAAAAATATTGGTGATCGGTCAGGCGCCGGGAAAAAAAGTGGAAGAGTCTTTAATACCCTTTCATGACAAATCCGGAGAAAAACTGATGGAATGGATGGGAATCACCAGCGAGGTATTTTATTCGGATTCCATTGCCATCATGCCCATGGATTTTTATTATCCGGGAAAAGGAAAAACCGGTGATCTTCCGCCCCGGAAGTTCATTGCGGAAGAATACCATGGACTGATCCGCGGGATGATGCCGCGGATACAGATGACAATTTTAATCGGCGCATACGCCCAGAAGTACTATCTGAAAAAAAGAATGCAGCGCAATCTTACAGAGACCGTCCGCTGTTTCAAAGATTATTTGCCGGAATATTTTCCGATTGTTCATCCCAGCCCGTTGAATTTTCGCTGGCAGGCGAAGAATCCCTGGTTTGAAGCAGAAGTAGTACCGGAGCTTCAGGAAAGAGTGTCTGCAATTCTGGATTAA